In Kitasatospora gansuensis, a genomic segment contains:
- a CDS encoding ABC transporter substrate-binding protein, with protein sequence MPHAGPAQFTRRGLLAATGAVGAGALIAACGSAGSSGSDATGAAAGGPWSFTDDRKKEVTAKSRPQRIVAFTGTAAALHDFGLHDQLVGVFGETKGADGKPDPQAGDLDLAKVQIVGNAWGEFGIEKYAALRPDLLVTHMYDPDAYWYVPDESKDKILALAPVVTITTGRVPLTEPIRRYAELAASLGADLKAKQVVDAKARFEAAAETLRQAAKASGGLRVLACSGAADLFYASNPGVSTDLMYFRDLGVDIVVPDKLDQGGYFESLSWENAGKYRADLLLLDQRSTALQPKDLAGKPGWAQLPAVQANQITPWDAVPRFSWAGAAPLLENLAKAIQGARKLG encoded by the coding sequence ATGCCTCACGCCGGTCCCGCCCAGTTCACCCGCCGCGGTCTGCTCGCCGCCACCGGCGCCGTCGGAGCCGGGGCCCTGATCGCCGCCTGCGGCAGCGCGGGCTCGTCCGGGTCGGACGCCACCGGCGCGGCGGCGGGCGGCCCGTGGTCGTTCACCGACGACCGGAAGAAGGAGGTCACCGCGAAGAGCCGGCCGCAGCGGATCGTCGCCTTCACCGGCACCGCCGCCGCGCTGCACGACTTCGGCCTGCACGACCAGCTGGTCGGCGTCTTCGGCGAGACCAAGGGCGCGGACGGGAAGCCCGACCCGCAGGCGGGCGACCTGGACCTGGCCAAGGTGCAGATCGTCGGCAACGCCTGGGGCGAGTTCGGCATCGAGAAGTACGCCGCGCTCCGCCCGGACCTGCTGGTCACCCACATGTACGACCCGGACGCCTACTGGTACGTCCCGGACGAGAGCAAGGACAAGATCCTCGCGCTCGCCCCCGTGGTCACGATCACCACCGGCCGGGTCCCGCTGACCGAGCCGATCCGCCGCTACGCCGAGCTGGCCGCCTCGCTCGGCGCCGACCTGAAGGCCAAGCAGGTGGTCGACGCCAAGGCCAGGTTCGAGGCCGCCGCCGAGACGCTGCGGCAGGCTGCCAAGGCGAGCGGCGGGCTGCGGGTGCTCGCCTGCTCCGGCGCGGCCGACCTGTTCTACGCCTCCAACCCCGGGGTCAGCACCGACCTGATGTACTTCCGCGACCTGGGCGTCGACATCGTCGTCCCGGACAAGCTCGACCAGGGCGGCTACTTCGAGAGCCTGAGCTGGGAGAACGCGGGCAAGTACCGGGCCGACCTGCTGCTGCTCGACCAGCGCAGCACCGCCCTGCAGCCCAAGGACCTGGCGGGCAAGCCGGGTTGGGCCCAGCTGCCCGCCGTGCAGGCCAACCAGATCACCCCCTGGGACGCGGTGCCCCGGTTCTCCTGGGCGGGCGCCGCGCCGCTGCTGGAGAACCTCGCCAAGGCCATCCAGGGCGCCCGCAAGCTCGGCTGA
- a CDS encoding cupin domain-containing protein produces the protein MSVVDLLTTAADLPRAWSSRRLGQVGTATVKVLRMDELPVVAESHGADESLLVLDGHLELELDGTPVTLRAGELCMVPAGTAHRVRPGSRGTLVIVELTEN, from the coding sequence ATGAGCGTGGTCGACCTGCTGACGACCGCCGCCGACCTGCCGCGGGCCTGGAGCTCCCGGCGACTGGGCCAGGTGGGCACGGCCACCGTGAAGGTACTGCGGATGGACGAACTGCCGGTCGTGGCGGAGAGCCACGGCGCCGACGAGTCCCTGCTCGTCCTCGACGGCCACCTGGAACTGGAGCTGGACGGCACCCCGGTCACGCTCCGCGCGGGCGAGCTCTGCATGGTGCCGGCCGGCACCGCGCACCGGGTCCGCCCCGGCAGCCGGGGCACGCTGGTGATCGTGGAGCTGACCGAGAACTGA
- the helR gene encoding RNA polymerase recycling motor ATPase HelR has protein sequence MSSDGPFDLPDRLAAKADPALIARDEQHFAAIAESLEQAIAELSDRLDAERRAPGGVGREAMDRDSEIHRLTGRLRALRRFGLDLCLGHIVGADSPEPVYIGRLGLTDSTGRRLLLDWRSPAAEPFFAATHATPMGLTSRRRYRWTRGRINDYWDEVFTADGLEGHAALDDQSAFIASLGSNRSARMRDVLATIQADQDAIIRAGSRGTLVVDGGPGTGKTVVALHRSAHLLYSDPRLGHRRGGVLFVGPHQPYLAYVADVLPSLGEEGVQTCTVRDLVAEGAKAAVETDPEVARLKSSVELVRAIEPAVGIYEEPPTKGLMVETHWSDLWLSADDWAAAFAAPEPGTPHNEARDQVLEELLTILMDKDDGEAPPAQLRRSLLQNRELITTLNRAWPMIEPTDLVGDLWSVPAYLRKCAPSLSPEEVRKLQRADAGAWTVSDLPLLDAARQRLGDPKASDRKKRHEAAIAAERARMDDVIDHLLQADDDGEGAVTMLRGQDLQSTLVDDSALPTTDPEPLAGPFAHIVVDEAQELTDAEWQMLLLRCPSKSFTIVGDRAQARHGFTESWRERLERVGLDRIDVTSLSVNYRTPEEVMTEAEPVIRAVLPDANVPTSIRSSGIPVRHGSVTELDSILDSWLAEHAEGVACVIGDPSFRPASRVRSLTPELSKGLEFDLVVLIDPETFGTGIEGAVDRYVAMTRATQQLVVLTSG, from the coding sequence TTGTCATCTGACGGACCGTTCGACCTTCCGGACCGCCTCGCCGCCAAGGCCGACCCCGCCCTGATCGCCCGCGACGAGCAGCACTTCGCCGCCATCGCGGAGAGCCTCGAGCAGGCCATCGCCGAGCTGTCCGACCGCCTCGACGCCGAGCGCCGGGCGCCCGGCGGCGTCGGCCGCGAGGCGATGGACCGGGACTCCGAGATCCACCGGCTGACCGGCCGCCTGCGCGCCCTGCGCCGCTTCGGCCTCGACCTCTGCCTCGGGCACATCGTCGGCGCGGACAGCCCCGAGCCCGTGTACATCGGTCGCCTCGGCCTCACCGACAGCACCGGCCGCCGGCTGCTGCTCGACTGGCGCTCCCCCGCCGCCGAGCCGTTCTTCGCGGCGACCCACGCCACCCCCATGGGCCTGACCAGCCGCCGCAGGTACCGCTGGACCCGGGGCCGGATCAACGACTACTGGGACGAGGTCTTCACCGCCGACGGGCTCGAAGGGCACGCCGCGCTCGACGACCAGTCCGCCTTCATCGCCAGCCTGGGCAGCAACCGCTCGGCCCGGATGCGCGACGTGCTGGCCACCATCCAGGCCGACCAGGACGCCATCATCCGGGCGGGCTCGCGCGGCACCCTGGTGGTCGACGGCGGCCCGGGCACCGGCAAGACCGTGGTCGCCCTGCACCGCTCCGCCCACCTGCTGTACTCCGACCCGCGCCTCGGCCACCGCCGCGGCGGCGTGCTGTTCGTCGGTCCGCACCAGCCCTACCTGGCGTACGTCGCCGACGTCCTCCCCAGCCTCGGCGAGGAGGGCGTGCAGACCTGCACCGTGCGGGACCTGGTCGCCGAGGGAGCGAAGGCCGCGGTCGAGACCGACCCGGAGGTGGCCCGGCTGAAGTCCTCGGTGGAGCTGGTGCGGGCGATCGAGCCGGCCGTCGGCATCTACGAGGAGCCGCCCACGAAGGGTCTGATGGTCGAGACCCACTGGTCCGACCTCTGGCTCAGTGCCGACGACTGGGCCGCGGCGTTCGCCGCCCCGGAGCCGGGCACCCCGCACAACGAGGCGCGCGACCAGGTCCTGGAGGAACTGCTCACGATCCTGATGGACAAGGACGACGGCGAGGCGCCGCCCGCGCAGCTCCGGCGGTCGCTGCTGCAGAACCGGGAGCTGATCACCACCCTCAACCGCGCCTGGCCGATGATCGAGCCGACCGACCTGGTCGGGGACCTCTGGTCGGTGCCCGCCTACCTGCGCAAGTGCGCTCCCTCGCTCAGCCCTGAGGAGGTCCGCAAGCTCCAGCGCGCGGACGCCGGCGCCTGGACGGTCTCCGACCTGCCGCTCCTGGACGCCGCCCGGCAGCGGCTCGGCGACCCGAAGGCGTCCGACCGGAAGAAGCGGCACGAGGCCGCGATCGCCGCCGAACGCGCGCGGATGGACGACGTCATCGACCACCTGCTCCAGGCCGACGACGACGGCGAGGGCGCGGTGACGATGCTGCGCGGCCAGGACCTGCAGAGCACGCTGGTCGACGACAGCGCGCTGCCCACCACCGACCCGGAGCCGCTAGCCGGCCCGTTCGCGCACATCGTGGTGGACGAGGCCCAGGAGCTGACCGACGCCGAGTGGCAGATGCTGCTGCTCCGCTGCCCGTCCAAGAGCTTCACCATCGTCGGCGACCGCGCCCAGGCCAGGCACGGGTTCACCGAGTCCTGGCGGGAGCGGCTGGAGCGGGTCGGGCTCGACCGGATCGACGTGACCTCACTGAGCGTCAACTACCGGACGCCGGAAGAGGTCATGACGGAGGCCGAGCCGGTCATCCGCGCCGTGCTCCCGGACGCCAACGTCCCGACCTCGATCCGCAGCAGCGGCATCCCCGTCCGGCACGGCTCCGTCACGGAACTGGACTCGATCCTCGACAGCTGGCTCGCCGAGCACGCCGAGGGGGTCGCCTGCGTGATCGGTGACCCGTCCTTCCGGCCGGCCTCCCGGGTCCGGTCGCTGACTCCGGAGCTGTCGAAGGGCCTCGAGTTCGACCTGGTCGTCCTGATCGACCCGGAGACCTTCGGCACGGGCATCGAGGGCGCGGTCGACCGCTACGTCGCGATGACCCGGGCGACCCAGCAGCTGGTCGTCCTCACCAGCGGCTGA
- a CDS encoding VOC family protein, whose product MSDAVSRTGRIRPKQFHETEGLADWRVLGEGACAYFRTGSFQIGAQLVQAIGELPGLGDGEPDVDLRHEGVTVRLITVTDDYYGLTERHLELARQISAVAGELGIPADPAAVQTVQVTVDALAGPAVVAFWRALLGYRDRANSPEDLIDPQRRGAPFYFQQMDAPRPQRNRVHVDVWVPYDQAKARIAAALAAGGRLVNDADAPANWVLADPEGNEACVGAAGHP is encoded by the coding sequence ATGAGCGATGCAGTGAGCAGGACCGGACGAATCAGGCCGAAGCAGTTCCACGAGACCGAGGGTCTGGCGGACTGGCGGGTACTGGGCGAGGGGGCGTGCGCGTACTTCCGTACCGGGTCGTTCCAGATCGGCGCCCAACTCGTACAGGCCATCGGCGAGTTGCCGGGCCTCGGGGACGGCGAACCGGATGTCGACCTGCGGCACGAAGGCGTGACCGTACGGCTGATCACGGTCACGGACGACTACTACGGGCTGACGGAGCGCCACCTCGAACTGGCCCGGCAGATCTCGGCGGTGGCGGGCGAGCTGGGCATCCCGGCCGACCCGGCCGCCGTACAGACCGTCCAGGTCACCGTCGACGCCCTGGCCGGTCCCGCGGTGGTGGCCTTCTGGCGGGCCCTGCTCGGCTACCGGGACCGGGCGAACAGCCCCGAGGACCTGATCGACCCGCAGCGGCGCGGGGCGCCGTTCTACTTCCAGCAGATGGACGCACCGCGCCCGCAGCGCAACCGGGTGCACGTCGACGTCTGGGTGCCGTACGACCAGGCCAAGGCGCGGATCGCCGCGGCGCTCGCGGCCGGCGGCCGTCTGGTGAACGATGCCGACGCCCCGGCGAACTGGGTGCTGGCCGACCCCGAGGGGAACGAGGCCTGCGTCGGCGCGGCCGGCCACCCGTGA
- a CDS encoding formylglycine-generating enzyme family protein produces the protein MDANEATEMIAVPPGQVTLSDRRTQRSWSAELAPYRLAPHPVTQEQYARVTGLRPSTAQGDRLPVEGVSWQDAVRFCNAWSEQEGLTPAYRTHPDGETVEWDTSADGYRLPTEAEWEHACRAGTTAARYGELDEIAWHRGNSAGRIHQVGGRQPNSWGLYDMLGNVWEWCWDVYDAEVYGTYRVLRGGGWFDERWSCRASVRRRSHPTFRIDDVGFRVARSLA, from the coding sequence ATGGACGCGAACGAAGCAACAGAGATGATCGCCGTCCCGCCCGGGCAGGTGACGCTGTCGGACCGGCGGACGCAGCGGAGTTGGTCGGCCGAGCTCGCGCCCTACCGGCTGGCGCCGCACCCGGTCACCCAGGAGCAGTACGCCCGGGTCACCGGCCTGCGGCCGAGCACCGCGCAGGGTGACCGGCTGCCCGTCGAGGGCGTCTCGTGGCAGGACGCGGTCCGGTTCTGCAACGCCTGGTCCGAACAGGAGGGGCTGACGCCCGCCTACCGCACCCACCCGGACGGCGAGACCGTCGAGTGGGACACCTCCGCCGACGGCTACCGGCTGCCGACCGAGGCCGAGTGGGAACACGCCTGCCGGGCCGGCACCACCGCGGCCCGGTACGGCGAACTCGACGAGATCGCCTGGCACCGGGGCAACTCGGCCGGACGGATCCACCAGGTCGGCGGGCGGCAGCCCAACTCCTGGGGCCTGTACGACATGTTGGGCAACGTCTGGGAGTGGTGCTGGGACGTCTACGACGCCGAGGTGTACGGCACCTACCGGGTGCTGCGCGGCGGCGGCTGGTTCGACGAACGCTGGAGCTGCCGAGCCTCGGTCCGCCGCCGCAGCCACCCCACCTTCCGGATCGACGACGTCGGCTTCCGGGTCGCCCGGTCGCTCGCGTAG
- a CDS encoding alpha/beta hydrolase has protein sequence MVSRRSVLVLGGVGAGALALPAVAAGAAYADAGADARAIELPAPTGRRPVGTVDLHLVDPDRDDPFAPDRRPRELMVQLWYPALSAAGHRRARYASALVAADLEAGLPLTPGTVSAVRPHARIGAPAVPGALPLLLLGHGRQGGRGNCTALAEELASYGYLVAAPDHTYDAALVEFPDGRVVRGVLPDEPPDWDVQERLEIAARVGDLRFLATVLTHRHGSWPVGDPGRIGVLGHSMGGSAAAEVLRVDPRFRAALGLDAAFFGSAVPDLGLDRPYLLLTALEDHDTWRRWRDHQRGWARQLRARGSGHLTYTDLPHFAAEGGLPASWPADWYAELLGTIAPARSTGIIRTYTRAFFDRFLLGRPSPLLDSASQRFPEVEFRWSHDGRTALGE, from the coding sequence ATGGTCTCGCGTCGGTCGGTCCTGGTTCTCGGCGGGGTGGGCGCCGGCGCGCTCGCGCTGCCCGCCGTCGCGGCGGGCGCCGCGTACGCGGATGCGGGTGCGGATGCCCGGGCGATCGAGCTCCCGGCCCCGACCGGCCGCCGACCGGTCGGCACCGTCGACCTGCACCTGGTGGACCCGGACCGGGACGACCCGTTCGCGCCGGACCGCCGCCCCCGCGAGCTGATGGTGCAGCTCTGGTACCCCGCCCTCAGTGCCGCCGGACACCGCCGGGCCCGCTACGCCAGCGCCCTGGTCGCGGCCGATCTGGAGGCGGGGCTGCCCCTGACACCGGGCACCGTGTCGGCGGTCCGGCCGCACGCCCGGATCGGCGCACCCGCCGTCCCCGGCGCGCTGCCGCTGCTCCTGCTCGGCCACGGCCGCCAGGGCGGGCGCGGCAACTGCACCGCGCTGGCCGAGGAGTTGGCCTCGTACGGCTACCTGGTGGCGGCGCCGGACCACACCTACGACGCCGCGCTGGTGGAGTTCCCCGACGGGCGGGTGGTGCGCGGCGTGCTGCCGGACGAGCCGCCCGACTGGGACGTCCAGGAGCGGCTGGAGATCGCTGCCCGGGTGGGCGACCTGCGGTTCCTCGCCACCGTCCTGACCCACCGTCACGGCAGCTGGCCAGTCGGAGACCCTGGACGGATCGGGGTGCTCGGGCACTCGATGGGCGGGTCCGCCGCGGCCGAGGTGCTGCGGGTGGACCCGCGCTTCCGGGCCGCGCTCGGCCTGGACGCCGCGTTCTTCGGCTCGGCCGTCCCCGACCTCGGTCTGGACCGGCCCTACCTGCTGCTCACCGCCCTGGAGGACCACGACACCTGGCGCCGCTGGCGGGACCACCAACGCGGCTGGGCCCGCCAGTTGCGCGCCCGGGGCAGCGGGCACCTGACGTACACCGACCTGCCGCACTTCGCCGCCGAGGGCGGGCTGCCCGCCAGCTGGCCCGCGGACTGGTACGCCGAACTGCTCGGCACGATCGCCCCGGCCCGGTCGACCGGGATCATCCGGACGTACACCCGGGCCTTCTTCGACCGCTTCCTGCTCGGCCGCCCGTCGCCGCTGCTGGACAGCGCCTCGCAGCGGTTCCCCGAGGTGGAGTTCCGCTGGAGCCACGACGGGCGGACGGCGCTCGGGGAGTAG
- a CDS encoding siderophore-interacting protein has product MTVPFAFFAAHVVRTERISPALLRVTFGGEQLTGFASGGRDQSFSLFLPHPGQDAPVVPVAEGEGWFHAWRALPEEVRAVMRSYTVRAARPELGEVDVDFVLHGDAGPASRWAGRAAAGDRVLLIGPTEADNPSVQFRPPAGNDWVLLTADETALSAAAAILEWLPAGTRALAFLEVPDGADRLELSTAADLELHWLPRDGARPGVVLDALRSAALPEGTPYAWVAGEAAAVRSVRRHLVGERGFDRRAVTFTGYWRLGATEEDLRAEAEAAA; this is encoded by the coding sequence ATGACCGTGCCCTTCGCCTTCTTCGCCGCCCACGTGGTCCGCACCGAGCGGATCAGCCCCGCGTTGCTCCGGGTCACCTTCGGTGGTGAGCAGCTGACCGGCTTCGCCTCGGGTGGCCGGGACCAGAGCTTTTCGCTGTTCCTGCCGCACCCGGGGCAGGACGCCCCGGTGGTCCCGGTGGCGGAGGGCGAGGGCTGGTTCCACGCCTGGCGCGCGCTGCCGGAGGAGGTCCGGGCGGTAATGCGCTCGTACACCGTGCGCGCCGCGCGGCCCGAACTCGGCGAGGTGGACGTGGACTTCGTGCTGCACGGCGACGCCGGCCCGGCCTCGCGCTGGGCCGGGCGGGCCGCGGCGGGCGACCGGGTGCTGCTGATCGGCCCGACCGAGGCGGACAACCCCAGCGTGCAGTTCCGGCCCCCGGCCGGGAATGACTGGGTGCTGCTGACCGCAGACGAGACGGCGTTGTCGGCCGCCGCCGCGATCCTGGAGTGGCTACCGGCCGGCACCCGGGCGCTGGCCTTCCTCGAAGTTCCGGACGGGGCCGACCGGTTGGAGCTGTCGACCGCCGCCGACCTGGAGCTGCACTGGCTGCCGCGCGACGGTGCCAGGCCCGGGGTGGTGCTGGACGCGCTGCGGTCCGCCGCCCTCCCGGAGGGCACCCCGTACGCCTGGGTGGCGGGGGAGGCGGCGGCCGTCCGCTCGGTCCGCCGCCATCTGGTCGGGGAGCGGGGCTTCGACCGACGGGCCGTCACCTTCACCGGTTACTGGCGACTGGGGGCCACCGAGGAGGACCTGCGCGCGGAGGCGGAGGCTGCGGCCTGA
- a CDS encoding DUF2690 domain-containing protein, whose protein sequence is MTPPRILATVGATLAVLLGTTAAAPALAEPAQPLLAASCKAATCNGKDPVTAGCAPDGKLVESVPLATDRSIKVELFHSNACQANWARSVNAPNGGAVLVTNKKGAKYVRNTDGAKTYVWTLMVDGTVQAQACLGPQNSDALTCTKYH, encoded by the coding sequence ATGACACCCCCACGCATCCTGGCCACGGTCGGGGCCACCCTGGCCGTCCTGCTCGGTACCACGGCCGCCGCCCCCGCCCTCGCCGAGCCCGCGCAGCCGCTCCTGGCCGCCTCCTGCAAGGCCGCCACCTGCAACGGCAAGGACCCGGTCACGGCGGGCTGCGCGCCCGACGGCAAGCTGGTGGAGAGCGTGCCGCTGGCGACCGACCGGAGCATCAAGGTCGAGCTGTTCCACAGCAACGCCTGCCAGGCCAACTGGGCCCGCAGCGTCAACGCCCCGAACGGCGGCGCGGTGCTGGTGACCAACAAGAAGGGCGCCAAGTACGTCCGGAACACCGACGGCGCCAAGACGTACGTCTGGACGCTGATGGTGGACGGCACCGTCCAGGCCCAGGCCTGCCTCGGCCCGCAGAACAGCGATGCGCTGACCTGCACGAAGTACCACTGA
- a CDS encoding dienelactone hydrolase family protein: MAHEIVARDVDIEVGGALPMTAYLARPVGGDGRPAVLVCSELWGVTEAVREVVRQVAALGYVAIAPNLYHRSGPETAAGLEESDANRERGFALLGQLTREGVEADLRACLAHVRENEAATGKAGVLGFSLGGHIACFAASRLDLSAAAVFYPGWLTVAGTALSRPEPLLAAAGDIADRDVRMVLFFAELDHVIAADERSAIGDALTAAGVRHESVVYPGAQHAFFFPGRGPYDKAAAEDSWRRVGELFAAELGQ, from the coding sequence ATGGCACACGAAATCGTTGCGCGGGACGTGGACATCGAGGTCGGCGGCGCGCTGCCGATGACCGCCTATCTGGCGCGCCCGGTCGGGGGTGACGGCCGTCCGGCCGTGCTGGTCTGCTCCGAGCTGTGGGGCGTGACCGAGGCGGTCAGGGAGGTCGTGCGGCAGGTGGCCGCGCTTGGTTATGTCGCGATCGCCCCGAACCTGTACCACCGTTCAGGACCGGAGACCGCCGCCGGGCTCGAGGAGAGCGACGCCAACCGGGAGCGCGGCTTCGCGCTGCTGGGCCAACTGACCCGGGAGGGTGTCGAAGCGGACCTGCGGGCCTGCCTCGCCCACGTCCGCGAGAACGAGGCGGCCACCGGGAAGGCCGGGGTGCTCGGCTTCAGTCTCGGCGGGCACATCGCGTGCTTCGCCGCGAGCCGGCTCGACCTCTCGGCGGCCGCGGTCTTCTACCCCGGCTGGCTGACCGTGGCCGGCACCGCGCTGAGCCGTCCGGAACCGCTGCTGGCGGCGGCCGGCGACATCGCCGACCGCGACGTGCGGATGGTGCTGTTTTTCGCGGAGCTCGACCACGTCATCGCCGCGGACGAGCGCAGCGCGATCGGTGACGCGCTGACGGCGGCCGGGGTCCGGCACGAGTCGGTCGTCTACCCGGGGGCGCAGCACGCGTTCTTCTTCCCCGGGCGCGGGCCCTACGACAAGGCGGCCGCCGAGGACTCCTGGCGTCGGGTGGGCGAGCTGTTCGCCGCCGAGCTCGGGCAGTAG